A region of Lycium barbarum isolate Lr01 chromosome 1, ASM1917538v2, whole genome shotgun sequence DNA encodes the following proteins:
- the LOC132599071 gene encoding mitogen-activated protein kinase kinase kinase 20-like, translated as MELKSTVNEFGDGVSWYRGAMLGKGSFGYVYLTNLKNPKSKNRYLPSVMAVKSAEVSVSGSIQKEREVLNNIKGCPYIIRCFGDETTTGKNGMMTYNLLLEYGSGGNLADRIKNLGNKGLPEFEVRSYTRSMLRGLNRIRAIGYVHCDMKPENILLVSNSSKGSSTEFRAKIGDLGLAKRENQSKKRRLEPYWRGTPMYLSPEAITDNVQESPADIWALGCIVLEMLTGKPPWDRKEDMVAEDVLRKIGEGHELPEIPGDFSTEAKKFLKGCFVRNSRYRLTAEMLLIHPFVEGLNDDDGVEELEEVEDINEVDSMQLVTDTDDEFCYSQEDWSCISEEDDCLGYWSEDDTITEDEMTSYISEEEILKVEERMSIRSSSIDSGFSSMIDTSMWVSSRNPSTNSSKCPLKFTIPAGV; from the coding sequence ATGGAGCTAAAGAGTACTGTAAATGAATTTGGAGATGGGGTTTCATGGTATAGAGGAGCAATGCTAGGGAAAGGAAGTTTTGGGTATGTTTATTTGACAAATTTGAAGAACCCCAAGTCGAAAAATCGATACTTGCCATCAGTTATGGCTGTGAAATCTGCTGAAGTTTCAGTTTCAGGTTCAATTCAGAAGGAAAGGGAAGTTCTCAACAACATCAAGGGTTGTCCTTACATAATTCGCTGTTTTGGTGATGAAACTACAACTGGTAAGAATGGTATGATGACTTATAACTTATTGCTCGAGTATGGTTCTGGTGGAAACCTAGCTGATAGGATCAAGAATTTAGGGAACAAAGGGTTGCCTGAATTTGAGGTAAGGTCTTATACTAGGTCTATGCTTAGAGGGTTGAATCGTATTCGCGCGATTGGTTATGTTCATTGTGATATGAAACCTGAAAATATCCTGCTTGTGTCGAATTCTAGCAAGGGAAGTAGTACTGAATTTAGGGCGAAAATTGGTGATTTGGGATTGGCTAAGAGAGAAAATCAGAGTAAAAAGAGGAGATTGGAGCCTTATTGGAGAGGTACTCCAATGTACTTGTCACCCGAAGCTATAACTGATAATGTACAAGAGTCTCCTGCTGATATATGGGCTTTAGGGTGTATTGTGCTTGAGATGTTAACTGGAAAACCTCCGTGGGATCGGAAGGAAGATATGGTTGCCGAGGATGTACTAAGAAAGATTGGGGAAGGGCATGAATTGCCTGAAATTCCAGGGGATTTTTCTACGGAAGCAAAAAAATTCCTGAAGGGTTGTTTCGTGAGGAACTCGAGGTATAGATTGACAGCTGAAATGCTGTTAATACATCCATTTGTTGAGGGTTTAAATGATGATGATGGAGTTGAAGAACTAGAGGAGGTTGAAGATATAAATGAAGTTGATTCTATGCAATTGGTTACTGACACTGACGATGAATTTTGCTATTCTCAAGAAGATTGGAGTTGCATATCTGAAGAGGACGACTGCCTCGGTTACTGGTCGGAAGATGACACGATTACGGAGGATGAAATGACCTCTTATATTTCTGAAGAAGAGATATTAAAAGTAGAAGAAAGGATGAGCATTAGAAGCTCTAGCATTGATAGTGGTTTTAGTAGTATGATTGATACATCAATGTGGGTATCTTCACGGAATCCATCAACAAATTCGTCAAAATGTCCATTAAAATTTACAATTCCTGCAGGTGTCTAG